A portion of the Nomia melanderi isolate GNS246 chromosome 2, iyNomMela1, whole genome shotgun sequence genome contains these proteins:
- the LOC116432265 gene encoding adenosylhomocysteinase-like 1 isoform X1 has translation MADNGDVVNSSSSGKAARNTVIDGPVTDPASNTKSLEASNNAFQAARKKLDSKSGALKKSSRYRSRSLSASSTDSYSSASYTASSSDEDDVSPREKIQKTEKGFTDFCVRNIDQHAFGRREIEIAEQEMPGIMALRKRAAEDKPLKNAKIVGCTHINAQTAVLIETLVHLGAQVRWAACNIYSTQNEVAAALAHAGYPIFAWRGETEEDFWWCIDKCVAAENWQPNMILDDGGDATHLMLKKYNAMFKMIQGIVEESVTGVHRLYQLSKAGKLSVPAMNVNDSVTKTKFDNLYSCRESIIDSLKRSTDIMFGGKQVVICGYGEVGKGCCQALKGLGCIVYITEIDPICALQASMDGFRVMKLNEVIRNVDIVITATGNKNVVTREHMDKMKNGCVVCNMGHSNTEIDINSLRTPDLTWEKVRSQVDHVIWPDGKRIVLLAEGRLVNLSCSSIPSFVVSITAATQALALIELFNAPPGRYKSDVYLLPKKMDEYVASLHLPTFDAHLTELTDEQAKYMGLNKAGPFKPNYYRY, from the exons ATGGCTGACAACGGGGATGTTGTGAACAGTTCGTCGTCAGGCAAAGCGGCTAGAAATACCGTTATCGATGGACCTGTCACTGACCCAGCATCGAATACTAAG AGCCTAGAGGCATCAAATAATGCCTTTCAAGCCGCGAGAAAAAAATTA GATTCCAAGTCTGGAGCCTTGAAGAAATCCAGCCGATATCGTAGCCGCTCGTTGTCAGCCAGTAGCACAGACAGTTATAGTTCTG CCTCTTATACAGCAAGTTCATCGGATGAGGACGATGTCTCGCCACGTGAGAAAATCCAGAAAACGGAAAAGGGCTTCACCGATTTTTGCGTGCGCAATATCGATCAGCACGCATTTGGCCGTAGAGAGATAGAAATAGCGGAGCAAGAAATGCCCGGAATCATGGCGCTTCGTAAACGTGCGGCTGAAGATAAg CCCTTGAAGAATGCAAAAATCGTGGGATGCACTCATATCAATGCTCAAACCGCTGTCCTAATTGAAACTTTAGTACATTTGGGAGCGCAAGTTAGATGGGCAGCATGCAATATATATTCCACACAGAACGAAGTGGCTGCTGCGCTTGCACACGCCGGTTATCCAATATTTGCCTGGCGCGGTGAAACGGAAGAAGATTTCTGGTGGTGTATTGATAAATGTGTAGCAGCAGAGAACTGGCAACCGAATATGATATTGGATGACGGCGGCGATGCAACTCATTTGATGCTCAAAAAATATAATGCCATGTTTAAGATGATTCAAG GGATTGTTGAAGAAAGTGTGACAGGGGTACACAGATTGTACCAATTATCGAAAGCAGGTAAATTATCCGTCCCTGCTATGAATGTCAATGATAGCGTGACAAAGACCAAGTTCGACAATCTTTACAGTTGCCGCGAAAGTATTATCGATAG TTTGAAAAGGTCCACAGACATCATGTTTGGTGGCAAGCAAGTTGTTATTTGTGGCTACGGCGAAGTCGGTAAAGGCTGTTGCCAGGCTCTCAAAGGCTTAGGATGTATTGTTTATATAACCGAAATCGACCCGATCTGTGCTTTGCAAGCTAG TATGGACGGGTTCAGGGTGATGAAACTGAACGAGGTTATAAGGAACGTAGACATCGTAATAACAGCGACAGGCAATAAAAACGTAGTTACGCGTGAACATATGGACAAGATGAAGAACGGATGCGTAGTGTGCAATATGGGTCACAGCAATACGGAGATAGATATt AACAGTTTACGCACGCCCGATTTAACTTGGGAAAAAGTAAGGTCTCAAGTGGATCATGTTATCTGGCCAGATGGAAAGCGCATCGTGCTATTAGCGGAAGGCCGTTTAGTCAACTTATCTTGTTCCAGTATTCCCTCATTTGTTGTATCAATTACAGCTGCTACTCAAGCGTTAGCGCtcattgaattattcaacgcGCCTCCGGGACGATACAAAAGTGACGTTTATCTGCTACCCAAAAAGATGG ACGAATACGTGGCATCCTTACACTTACCAACTTTTGATGCCCACTTAACGGAATTAACGGATGAGCAAGCCAAATACATGGGACTTAATAAGGCTGGACCTTTTAAGCCTAACTATTACCG cTATTAA
- the LOC116432265 gene encoding adenosylhomocysteinase-like 1 isoform X3 yields MADNGDVVNSSSSGKAARNTVIDGPVTDPASNTKDSKSGALKKSSRYRSRSLSASSTDSYSSASYTASSSDEDDVSPREKIQKTEKGFTDFCVRNIDQHAFGRREIEIAEQEMPGIMALRKRAAEDKPLKNAKIVGCTHINAQTAVLIETLVHLGAQVRWAACNIYSTQNEVAAALAHAGYPIFAWRGETEEDFWWCIDKCVAAENWQPNMILDDGGDATHLMLKKYNAMFKMIQGIVEESVTGVHRLYQLSKAGKLSVPAMNVNDSVTKTKFDNLYSCRESIIDSLKRSTDIMFGGKQVVICGYGEVGKGCCQALKGLGCIVYITEIDPICALQASMDGFRVMKLNEVIRNVDIVITATGNKNVVTREHMDKMKNGCVVCNMGHSNTEIDINSLRTPDLTWEKVRSQVDHVIWPDGKRIVLLAEGRLVNLSCSSIPSFVVSITAATQALALIELFNAPPGRYKSDVYLLPKKMDEYVASLHLPTFDAHLTELTDEQAKYMGLNKAGPFKPNYYRY; encoded by the exons ATGGCTGACAACGGGGATGTTGTGAACAGTTCGTCGTCAGGCAAAGCGGCTAGAAATACCGTTATCGATGGACCTGTCACTGACCCAGCATCGAATACTAAG GATTCCAAGTCTGGAGCCTTGAAGAAATCCAGCCGATATCGTAGCCGCTCGTTGTCAGCCAGTAGCACAGACAGTTATAGTTCTG CCTCTTATACAGCAAGTTCATCGGATGAGGACGATGTCTCGCCACGTGAGAAAATCCAGAAAACGGAAAAGGGCTTCACCGATTTTTGCGTGCGCAATATCGATCAGCACGCATTTGGCCGTAGAGAGATAGAAATAGCGGAGCAAGAAATGCCCGGAATCATGGCGCTTCGTAAACGTGCGGCTGAAGATAAg CCCTTGAAGAATGCAAAAATCGTGGGATGCACTCATATCAATGCTCAAACCGCTGTCCTAATTGAAACTTTAGTACATTTGGGAGCGCAAGTTAGATGGGCAGCATGCAATATATATTCCACACAGAACGAAGTGGCTGCTGCGCTTGCACACGCCGGTTATCCAATATTTGCCTGGCGCGGTGAAACGGAAGAAGATTTCTGGTGGTGTATTGATAAATGTGTAGCAGCAGAGAACTGGCAACCGAATATGATATTGGATGACGGCGGCGATGCAACTCATTTGATGCTCAAAAAATATAATGCCATGTTTAAGATGATTCAAG GGATTGTTGAAGAAAGTGTGACAGGGGTACACAGATTGTACCAATTATCGAAAGCAGGTAAATTATCCGTCCCTGCTATGAATGTCAATGATAGCGTGACAAAGACCAAGTTCGACAATCTTTACAGTTGCCGCGAAAGTATTATCGATAG TTTGAAAAGGTCCACAGACATCATGTTTGGTGGCAAGCAAGTTGTTATTTGTGGCTACGGCGAAGTCGGTAAAGGCTGTTGCCAGGCTCTCAAAGGCTTAGGATGTATTGTTTATATAACCGAAATCGACCCGATCTGTGCTTTGCAAGCTAG TATGGACGGGTTCAGGGTGATGAAACTGAACGAGGTTATAAGGAACGTAGACATCGTAATAACAGCGACAGGCAATAAAAACGTAGTTACGCGTGAACATATGGACAAGATGAAGAACGGATGCGTAGTGTGCAATATGGGTCACAGCAATACGGAGATAGATATt AACAGTTTACGCACGCCCGATTTAACTTGGGAAAAAGTAAGGTCTCAAGTGGATCATGTTATCTGGCCAGATGGAAAGCGCATCGTGCTATTAGCGGAAGGCCGTTTAGTCAACTTATCTTGTTCCAGTATTCCCTCATTTGTTGTATCAATTACAGCTGCTACTCAAGCGTTAGCGCtcattgaattattcaacgcGCCTCCGGGACGATACAAAAGTGACGTTTATCTGCTACCCAAAAAGATGG ACGAATACGTGGCATCCTTACACTTACCAACTTTTGATGCCCACTTAACGGAATTAACGGATGAGCAAGCCAAATACATGGGACTTAATAAGGCTGGACCTTTTAAGCCTAACTATTACCG cTATTAA
- the LOC116432265 gene encoding adenosylhomocysteinase-like 1 isoform X4, with protein sequence MADNGDVVNSSSSGKAARNTVIDGPVTDPASNTKDSKSGALKKSSRYRSRSLSASSTDSYSSASSSDEDDVSPREKIQKTEKGFTDFCVRNIDQHAFGRREIEIAEQEMPGIMALRKRAAEDKPLKNAKIVGCTHINAQTAVLIETLVHLGAQVRWAACNIYSTQNEVAAALAHAGYPIFAWRGETEEDFWWCIDKCVAAENWQPNMILDDGGDATHLMLKKYNAMFKMIQGIVEESVTGVHRLYQLSKAGKLSVPAMNVNDSVTKTKFDNLYSCRESIIDSLKRSTDIMFGGKQVVICGYGEVGKGCCQALKGLGCIVYITEIDPICALQASMDGFRVMKLNEVIRNVDIVITATGNKNVVTREHMDKMKNGCVVCNMGHSNTEIDINSLRTPDLTWEKVRSQVDHVIWPDGKRIVLLAEGRLVNLSCSSIPSFVVSITAATQALALIELFNAPPGRYKSDVYLLPKKMDEYVASLHLPTFDAHLTELTDEQAKYMGLNKAGPFKPNYYRY encoded by the exons ATGGCTGACAACGGGGATGTTGTGAACAGTTCGTCGTCAGGCAAAGCGGCTAGAAATACCGTTATCGATGGACCTGTCACTGACCCAGCATCGAATACTAAG GATTCCAAGTCTGGAGCCTTGAAGAAATCCAGCCGATATCGTAGCCGCTCGTTGTCAGCCAGTAGCACAGACAGTTATAGTTCTG CAAGTTCATCGGATGAGGACGATGTCTCGCCACGTGAGAAAATCCAGAAAACGGAAAAGGGCTTCACCGATTTTTGCGTGCGCAATATCGATCAGCACGCATTTGGCCGTAGAGAGATAGAAATAGCGGAGCAAGAAATGCCCGGAATCATGGCGCTTCGTAAACGTGCGGCTGAAGATAAg CCCTTGAAGAATGCAAAAATCGTGGGATGCACTCATATCAATGCTCAAACCGCTGTCCTAATTGAAACTTTAGTACATTTGGGAGCGCAAGTTAGATGGGCAGCATGCAATATATATTCCACACAGAACGAAGTGGCTGCTGCGCTTGCACACGCCGGTTATCCAATATTTGCCTGGCGCGGTGAAACGGAAGAAGATTTCTGGTGGTGTATTGATAAATGTGTAGCAGCAGAGAACTGGCAACCGAATATGATATTGGATGACGGCGGCGATGCAACTCATTTGATGCTCAAAAAATATAATGCCATGTTTAAGATGATTCAAG GGATTGTTGAAGAAAGTGTGACAGGGGTACACAGATTGTACCAATTATCGAAAGCAGGTAAATTATCCGTCCCTGCTATGAATGTCAATGATAGCGTGACAAAGACCAAGTTCGACAATCTTTACAGTTGCCGCGAAAGTATTATCGATAG TTTGAAAAGGTCCACAGACATCATGTTTGGTGGCAAGCAAGTTGTTATTTGTGGCTACGGCGAAGTCGGTAAAGGCTGTTGCCAGGCTCTCAAAGGCTTAGGATGTATTGTTTATATAACCGAAATCGACCCGATCTGTGCTTTGCAAGCTAG TATGGACGGGTTCAGGGTGATGAAACTGAACGAGGTTATAAGGAACGTAGACATCGTAATAACAGCGACAGGCAATAAAAACGTAGTTACGCGTGAACATATGGACAAGATGAAGAACGGATGCGTAGTGTGCAATATGGGTCACAGCAATACGGAGATAGATATt AACAGTTTACGCACGCCCGATTTAACTTGGGAAAAAGTAAGGTCTCAAGTGGATCATGTTATCTGGCCAGATGGAAAGCGCATCGTGCTATTAGCGGAAGGCCGTTTAGTCAACTTATCTTGTTCCAGTATTCCCTCATTTGTTGTATCAATTACAGCTGCTACTCAAGCGTTAGCGCtcattgaattattcaacgcGCCTCCGGGACGATACAAAAGTGACGTTTATCTGCTACCCAAAAAGATGG ACGAATACGTGGCATCCTTACACTTACCAACTTTTGATGCCCACTTAACGGAATTAACGGATGAGCAAGCCAAATACATGGGACTTAATAAGGCTGGACCTTTTAAGCCTAACTATTACCG cTATTAA
- the LOC116432265 gene encoding adenosylhomocysteinase-like 1 isoform X2, which translates to MADNGDVVNSSSSGKAARNTVIDGPVTDPASNTKSLEASNNAFQAARKKLDSKSGALKKSSRYRSRSLSASSTDSYSSASSSDEDDVSPREKIQKTEKGFTDFCVRNIDQHAFGRREIEIAEQEMPGIMALRKRAAEDKPLKNAKIVGCTHINAQTAVLIETLVHLGAQVRWAACNIYSTQNEVAAALAHAGYPIFAWRGETEEDFWWCIDKCVAAENWQPNMILDDGGDATHLMLKKYNAMFKMIQGIVEESVTGVHRLYQLSKAGKLSVPAMNVNDSVTKTKFDNLYSCRESIIDSLKRSTDIMFGGKQVVICGYGEVGKGCCQALKGLGCIVYITEIDPICALQASMDGFRVMKLNEVIRNVDIVITATGNKNVVTREHMDKMKNGCVVCNMGHSNTEIDINSLRTPDLTWEKVRSQVDHVIWPDGKRIVLLAEGRLVNLSCSSIPSFVVSITAATQALALIELFNAPPGRYKSDVYLLPKKMDEYVASLHLPTFDAHLTELTDEQAKYMGLNKAGPFKPNYYRY; encoded by the exons ATGGCTGACAACGGGGATGTTGTGAACAGTTCGTCGTCAGGCAAAGCGGCTAGAAATACCGTTATCGATGGACCTGTCACTGACCCAGCATCGAATACTAAG AGCCTAGAGGCATCAAATAATGCCTTTCAAGCCGCGAGAAAAAAATTA GATTCCAAGTCTGGAGCCTTGAAGAAATCCAGCCGATATCGTAGCCGCTCGTTGTCAGCCAGTAGCACAGACAGTTATAGTTCTG CAAGTTCATCGGATGAGGACGATGTCTCGCCACGTGAGAAAATCCAGAAAACGGAAAAGGGCTTCACCGATTTTTGCGTGCGCAATATCGATCAGCACGCATTTGGCCGTAGAGAGATAGAAATAGCGGAGCAAGAAATGCCCGGAATCATGGCGCTTCGTAAACGTGCGGCTGAAGATAAg CCCTTGAAGAATGCAAAAATCGTGGGATGCACTCATATCAATGCTCAAACCGCTGTCCTAATTGAAACTTTAGTACATTTGGGAGCGCAAGTTAGATGGGCAGCATGCAATATATATTCCACACAGAACGAAGTGGCTGCTGCGCTTGCACACGCCGGTTATCCAATATTTGCCTGGCGCGGTGAAACGGAAGAAGATTTCTGGTGGTGTATTGATAAATGTGTAGCAGCAGAGAACTGGCAACCGAATATGATATTGGATGACGGCGGCGATGCAACTCATTTGATGCTCAAAAAATATAATGCCATGTTTAAGATGATTCAAG GGATTGTTGAAGAAAGTGTGACAGGGGTACACAGATTGTACCAATTATCGAAAGCAGGTAAATTATCCGTCCCTGCTATGAATGTCAATGATAGCGTGACAAAGACCAAGTTCGACAATCTTTACAGTTGCCGCGAAAGTATTATCGATAG TTTGAAAAGGTCCACAGACATCATGTTTGGTGGCAAGCAAGTTGTTATTTGTGGCTACGGCGAAGTCGGTAAAGGCTGTTGCCAGGCTCTCAAAGGCTTAGGATGTATTGTTTATATAACCGAAATCGACCCGATCTGTGCTTTGCAAGCTAG TATGGACGGGTTCAGGGTGATGAAACTGAACGAGGTTATAAGGAACGTAGACATCGTAATAACAGCGACAGGCAATAAAAACGTAGTTACGCGTGAACATATGGACAAGATGAAGAACGGATGCGTAGTGTGCAATATGGGTCACAGCAATACGGAGATAGATATt AACAGTTTACGCACGCCCGATTTAACTTGGGAAAAAGTAAGGTCTCAAGTGGATCATGTTATCTGGCCAGATGGAAAGCGCATCGTGCTATTAGCGGAAGGCCGTTTAGTCAACTTATCTTGTTCCAGTATTCCCTCATTTGTTGTATCAATTACAGCTGCTACTCAAGCGTTAGCGCtcattgaattattcaacgcGCCTCCGGGACGATACAAAAGTGACGTTTATCTGCTACCCAAAAAGATGG ACGAATACGTGGCATCCTTACACTTACCAACTTTTGATGCCCACTTAACGGAATTAACGGATGAGCAAGCCAAATACATGGGACTTAATAAGGCTGGACCTTTTAAGCCTAACTATTACCG cTATTAA